A genome region from Sphingobacteriaceae bacterium GW460-11-11-14-LB5 includes the following:
- a CDS encoding methionyl-tRNA formyltransferase — translation MKIVFMGTPDFAVASLDAIVQANFDVVAVVTAPDKPAGRGQKLNESAVKKYAVEKGIPVLQPEKLKNPEFIEELRSYQADLQVVVAFRMLPEIVWNMPAKGTINLHGSLLPQYRGAAPINHAIINGEKESGVTTFFLKQEIDTGDIILSDSVPIADDETAGDLHDKLMVVGANLLVKTLHAVEANNITEQPQPQNDDLKHAPKIFKEDCKIDWNNPAQTIHNLIRGLSPYPTAFTILNDKNLKVFKAEIEDKEPGIVAGGFLTDGKTYLKFAAKDGFIKLLDIQYEGKKRMLIEDFLRGMRL, via the coding sequence ATGAAAATAGTTTTTATGGGCACGCCCGATTTCGCGGTAGCCTCTTTAGATGCCATCGTGCAAGCCAATTTCGATGTAGTTGCAGTAGTTACTGCGCCAGATAAACCTGCCGGCCGCGGCCAAAAACTGAATGAAAGTGCCGTAAAAAAATATGCAGTAGAAAAAGGAATCCCTGTTCTACAGCCTGAAAAGTTAAAGAATCCTGAATTTATAGAGGAACTGAGATCTTATCAAGCCGATTTACAAGTGGTTGTGGCTTTTAGGATGTTACCGGAAATAGTTTGGAATATGCCAGCTAAAGGAACCATCAATTTACATGGTTCGCTGTTGCCGCAATACCGCGGTGCTGCCCCGATTAATCATGCCATTATAAACGGCGAAAAAGAAAGTGGTGTTACTACATTTTTCCTTAAACAGGAAATTGATACAGGCGATATTATCCTCAGCGACAGTGTTCCCATCGCCGACGATGAAACTGCGGGTGACTTGCACGATAAACTGATGGTTGTTGGTGCAAATCTTTTGGTAAAAACACTTCATGCTGTTGAAGCCAATAATATAACCGAACAGCCCCAGCCACAAAATGATGATTTAAAACATGCACCAAAGATTTTTAAAGAAGATTGCAAAATCGACTGGAACAATCCAGCGCAAACCATTCATAATTTAATCCGCGGTTTAAGCCCTTATCCAACAGCTTTTACCATACTTAATGACAAAAACTTAAAGGTATTTAAGGCCGAAATAGAAGATAAAGAACCAGGTATTGTTGCCGGAGGCTTTTTAACTGATGGTAAAACTTATTTAAAATTTGCCGCAAAAGATGGCTTTATCAAACTTTTAGATATCCAGTACGAAGGCAAAAAGCGAATGCTGATTGAAGATTTTTTAAGGGGAATGCGATTGTAA
- a CDS encoding DNA topoisomerase I → MVQGKDVVRASGLVYVTDALPGIYRKGKPGKFHYEDKDGNKITDEKHLDRIKALVIPPAWQNVWIANKQNAYLQVTGIDAAGRKQYKYHAKWTSRRSEDKYFRLLEFGKALPNARKNLEKDLRRKDFDERKVLAISVDVLQKTLIRVGNESYKQLYGSFGLTTLRDKHVKINGSTITMDFVGKKGVQQKVELNDRSLAKLVKKCRDIPGQELFQFYSNGKEHKSIDSGKINTYIKEITGDDFTAKDFRTWGGTLEALRQFSKCSADENLNLNSKKTIVTVLDCVAKKLGNTRAVCKSSYVYPLLLTAYENNELSKYMKKMNNNKVSGKLGLAHDEKVLLSFLKSGSK, encoded by the coding sequence ATGGTACAAGGCAAAGATGTTGTTCGGGCAAGTGGATTAGTATATGTAACTGATGCGCTACCTGGGATTTACCGTAAAGGAAAACCAGGTAAATTTCATTACGAAGATAAAGATGGAAACAAAATCACCGATGAGAAACACCTCGATCGGATAAAAGCTTTGGTTATTCCACCAGCATGGCAAAATGTATGGATTGCCAATAAACAAAATGCATACCTTCAGGTTACAGGTATTGATGCTGCCGGGAGGAAACAATATAAATATCACGCCAAGTGGACAAGTCGCCGATCGGAGGATAAATATTTCCGTTTATTGGAATTTGGAAAAGCATTGCCCAATGCGCGTAAAAATCTGGAAAAAGACTTGCGAAGAAAAGATTTCGACGAACGCAAAGTACTGGCCATTTCGGTAGATGTACTCCAAAAAACACTCATCCGTGTGGGTAACGAAAGTTATAAGCAACTGTATGGCTCGTTTGGTTTAACTACACTTAGGGATAAACATGTTAAAATAAACGGTAGTACAATCACCATGGATTTTGTTGGCAAAAAAGGCGTTCAGCAGAAAGTTGAGTTAAATGATCGGTCGCTGGCAAAACTGGTTAAGAAATGCAGGGACATCCCCGGGCAGGAATTATTTCAGTTTTATTCGAATGGAAAAGAGCATAAAAGTATCGATTCGGGCAAAATCAATACTTACATTAAAGAAATTACAGGCGACGACTTTACCGCAAAAGATTTTAGAACCTGGGGCGGAACGTTAGAGGCATTACGCCAGTTTTCGAAGTGCAGTGCTGACGAAAATTTGAACCTGAATTCGAAAAAAACAATTGTAACGGTTTTAGATTGTGTAGCAAAAAAATTAGGCAATACGAGAGCTGTTTGCAAGAGTTCTTACGTATATCCATTATTGCTTACCGCTTACGAAAATAATGAGCTAAGTAAATACATGAAAAAAATGAATAATAATAAAGTATCGGGTAAATTAGGTTTGGCACATGACGAGAAAGTTTTATTATCATTCTTAAAATCAGGTAGTAAATAG
- a CDS encoding preprotein translocase subunit SecA, producing MNCPCGSGTSFKNCCQPYHLKAKVAPTAAALMRSRYAAFVVADDGYLYNTTHPSKRKGHSKSAYLSSAKNTKWLKLEIVFSDFDVVEFKAYYLNKKFQTEIFHEKSNFRLEDGKWYYVDGEFYE from the coding sequence ATAAACTGTCCTTGCGGAAGTGGTACCAGCTTTAAAAATTGTTGCCAGCCTTATCATTTAAAAGCGAAAGTGGCACCCACTGCAGCGGCTTTAATGCGTTCAAGGTATGCAGCTTTTGTGGTAGCTGATGATGGATATCTTTACAACACCACACACCCCAGTAAAAGAAAAGGGCATTCGAAAAGCGCATATTTAAGCAGTGCGAAAAACACAAAATGGCTAAAACTCGAAATTGTTTTTTCAGATTTTGATGTCGTGGAGTTTAAAGCCTATTATCTGAACAAGAAGTTCCAAACTGAAATATTCCATGAAAAATCTAATTTCAGGTTAGAAGACGGGAAATGGTATTACGTAGATGGGGAATTTTATGAATAA
- a CDS encoding carbohydrate-binding protein translates to MKLVTIQKNVLVIVFMLLSFGASAQETPTDASKKLNTLQQQFVDLRFGMFIHYNIPTYANADWPDPEASPKLFNPKKLDANQWAKAAKSANMSYGCLTTKHHSGFCIWDTKSTDYNVMNSPYGKDVVKQFTDAFRANGLKVMLYYSILDTHHKLRPNQITPKHIDMIKQQLTELLTKYGKIEALIIDGWDAPWSRISYDDVPFEDIYTLIKTLQPDCLVMDLNGAKYPSEGLYYTDIKTYEMGAGQRMPKESKVMPTLACLPINTSWFWKTDFPTVPVRKPQEIVDGLIKPLNAASCNFILNVAPNKDGLIDDNALAALKEVGQLWKNEGPTKTLPPLALPIISSNLAKSQASNSSWSNDMNIMDFANDDSYRSSWESNSAVTNPWYEVDFKNEKAINMIVVAEQKENIDTYVLEYWNGAEWKKAFEGKNEDRIKIHRFDRIWTSKVRIRITHAKETPSIAEFQVFNERRS, encoded by the coding sequence ATGAAACTCGTAACCATTCAGAAAAACGTTTTAGTAATTGTTTTCATGCTGCTTTCCTTCGGCGCCTCAGCGCAAGAGACTCCTACTGATGCCTCGAAGAAATTAAATACACTTCAGCAGCAATTTGTTGACCTGCGTTTTGGCATGTTCATCCATTATAACATTCCAACTTATGCAAATGCAGATTGGCCTGATCCTGAAGCTTCTCCAAAATTGTTCAATCCTAAAAAGCTCGATGCAAACCAGTGGGCCAAAGCGGCTAAATCGGCTAACATGAGTTATGGCTGTTTAACCACCAAACACCACAGCGGATTTTGTATCTGGGACACCAAAAGCACCGATTATAATGTAATGAACAGTCCTTATGGAAAAGATGTGGTAAAGCAGTTTACCGACGCTTTCCGGGCAAATGGATTAAAAGTGATGCTGTACTATTCCATTTTGGATACACACCATAAATTGAGACCCAATCAGATTACGCCAAAACATATCGATATGATTAAACAACAATTAACCGAGCTGTTAACCAAATACGGCAAAATTGAAGCTTTAATTATTGATGGTTGGGATGCACCCTGGTCGAGAATCTCTTATGATGATGTGCCTTTCGAAGATATTTATACTTTGATTAAAACGCTGCAGCCTGATTGCTTAGTGATGGATTTAAACGGCGCAAAATATCCATCTGAAGGACTTTATTATACTGACATTAAAACTTACGAAATGGGCGCAGGTCAGCGGATGCCCAAAGAAAGCAAAGTGATGCCAACTTTAGCTTGTTTACCTATTAATACTTCATGGTTTTGGAAAACCGATTTTCCAACGGTTCCGGTAAGAAAACCTCAGGAAATTGTAGATGGGTTAATTAAACCTTTAAATGCTGCAAGCTGTAACTTTATTCTCAATGTAGCGCCAAACAAAGATGGTTTAATTGATGATAATGCACTGGCTGCCTTAAAAGAAGTTGGCCAATTATGGAAGAATGAAGGGCCAACCAAAACACTCCCGCCATTGGCTTTGCCGATCATATCCAGTAACCTCGCCAAAAGTCAGGCAAGCAACTCGAGCTGGAGCAACGATATGAATATTATGGACTTTGCAAATGACGATAGCTACAGGTCATCATGGGAATCGAATAGTGCGGTCACAAATCCTTGGTACGAAGTTGATTTTAAGAATGAAAAAGCTATAAATATGATTGTTGTAGCAGAGCAAAAAGAAAATATAGATACTTATGTACTTGAATATTGGAACGGTGCGGAATGGAAAAAAGCTTTTGAGGGAAAAAATGAAGACCGCATTAAAATTCACCGCTTCGATCGCATTTGGACCAGTAAAGTTCGCATCCGTATTACACATGCCAAAGAGACACCATCCATTGCCGAATTTCAGGTTTTTAATGAAAGAAGATCATAA
- a CDS encoding 4-amino-4-deoxychorismate lyase: protein MLQEYLLFNDEFQAVDAPILTASNRSFKFGDGLFESMRMINNKLQFADLHADRLTAGMKALKIDGHALMDDYFLRQKTADLAKRNKWNGNVRFRLSVYRGGAGVYTPEINKAGYILEGIPLKASTYELNSKGLIIDVFDEMTKPVNKLSNFKTANALLYVMAGLFKSQNRLDEAMILNQYGFLCESISANVFVVYNKQIYTPSLAEGCISGVMRTAIMQLCKMHDMPLIEAQINPEILKEAEEVFITNATQGIQWVMGYGRKRYFNEISKFLIEKLNHL from the coding sequence ATGCTTCAGGAGTACCTTTTATTTAATGATGAATTCCAGGCGGTAGATGCCCCGATTTTAACAGCTTCAAACAGAAGTTTCAAATTTGGCGATGGATTGTTCGAAAGTATGCGGATGATCAATAATAAGCTGCAATTTGCCGACTTACATGCCGATAGATTAACGGCTGGCATGAAAGCGCTTAAAATTGACGGTCACGCTTTGATGGATGATTATTTTCTGCGTCAGAAAACCGCCGATTTGGCCAAACGCAATAAATGGAATGGTAATGTTCGTTTCCGCCTTTCGGTTTACAGGGGAGGAGCAGGCGTTTACACCCCCGAAATAAATAAAGCAGGTTACATTTTGGAAGGCATTCCTTTAAAAGCATCTACATATGAGTTGAACAGCAAAGGTTTAATCATTGATGTTTTTGACGAAATGACGAAACCCGTTAATAAACTCTCGAATTTTAAAACAGCCAATGCACTGCTTTATGTAATGGCCGGACTTTTTAAAAGTCAGAACCGTTTAGATGAGGCCATGATTCTGAACCAATATGGTTTTCTTTGCGAAAGCATCAGTGCCAATGTTTTTGTGGTGTATAACAAACAGATTTATACCCCTTCACTTGCTGAGGGTTGCATTAGTGGTGTAATGCGTACCGCCATTATGCAGTTGTGTAAAATGCACGACATGCCGTTAATCGAAGCACAGATTAACCCCGAAATATTAAAGGAAGCCGAAGAAGTTTTTATCACCAATGCCACCCAGGGTATTCAATGGGTGATGGGGTATGGCAGGAAACGTTATTTTAACGAGATATCGAAATTTTTGATTGAGAAATTGAATCATTTATAA
- a CDS encoding ABC transporter permease: MNFEYFIAGRIAIKSERTFSKLIVRIAIAGVMLSLAVMILSIAIIKGFKTEIQDKVRGYLGDVQITRYDLNNSFEHSPFVLDGETKKMLKNNPDIEYYYPFATKPGILSANNEIEGINFKGVDKNYKWDYIKQHIISGTIIDFSDSTAAMQELLISNYTANRLKLKTGDDFIMYFVQNQLRPRKFKIVGIYDIGVEDIDKGFVLGNLNIIKRLNNWKADEIGGLEIRIKDFNRLKPIADDIYEKLPRNLRSYSIEENFPNIFTWLGLLDVNTKVLLILMLIVGVINMVTALLIMILEKTNMIGMLKSFGASNWSIMKIFLYNAAYLIGIGLLLGNILGLGLGFLQQATHIFKLNQASYFLAYAPIEFHFIDVLLLNIVTVVVCLTVLIIPSLLISKVSPLKAIRFK; encoded by the coding sequence TTGAATTTCGAATATTTCATAGCAGGGCGGATAGCCATTAAATCTGAGCGTACTTTTTCAAAACTTATTGTCCGCATTGCAATAGCAGGCGTGATGTTGAGTTTGGCTGTTATGATTCTTTCTATAGCCATTATTAAAGGCTTTAAAACTGAAATTCAGGATAAAGTACGGGGATATTTAGGCGATGTACAGATTACCCGATACGACCTGAATAATTCATTTGAGCATTCTCCTTTTGTACTGGATGGAGAAACGAAAAAGATGCTCAAAAACAATCCCGATATTGAATATTATTATCCCTTTGCTACAAAACCGGGCATTCTTTCGGCCAATAATGAAATTGAAGGCATTAATTTTAAAGGGGTAGACAAAAACTATAAATGGGATTACATTAAACAGCACATTATCAGCGGAACCATTATCGATTTTTCTGATAGTACGGCTGCCATGCAAGAACTGCTCATTTCGAATTATACCGCTAATCGCTTAAAGCTTAAAACCGGTGATGATTTTATCATGTATTTTGTTCAAAACCAGTTGCGACCGCGTAAATTTAAAATTGTCGGCATTTACGATATTGGTGTAGAAGATATTGATAAGGGCTTTGTGCTGGGCAACCTGAACATCATTAAACGCCTTAATAATTGGAAAGCCGATGAAATTGGTGGTTTAGAAATCAGGATCAAAGATTTTAACAGACTTAAGCCTATTGCCGATGATATTTATGAAAAGCTTCCACGCAATTTGCGCTCCTATTCCATTGAAGAAAATTTTCCTAATATTTTTACCTGGTTAGGCCTTCTTGATGTAAACACCAAAGTGCTTTTAATCCTGATGCTCATTGTAGGGGTAATTAACATGGTTACGGCATTGCTGATCATGATTTTAGAAAAAACAAATATGATCGGGATGCTAAAATCTTTTGGCGCCAGTAACTGGAGCATTATGAAGATTTTTCTTTATAATGCAGCTTATTTAATTGGTATTGGCTTATTACTTGGAAATATTTTAGGCCTAGGCCTCGGTTTTTTACAACAGGCTACCCATATTTTCAAACTTAACCAGGCTTCTTACTTTTTAGCTTATGCACCAATAGAATTTCATTTTATCGATGTGCTGCTGCTTAATATCGTTACGGTAGTGGTGTGTTTAACGGTTTTGATTATCCCTTCGCTATTGATCAGTAAGGTTTCTCCGCTAAAAGCAATCCGGTTTAAATAA
- a CDS encoding RNA pseudouridine synthase, which translates to MENVVELQESEEQELYEHLKIIVDKGQSLLRIDKFLMVRVENASRNRIQNAIDAGNVLVNQKQIKASYKVKPYDEISIVLPHPPRDTEVYPEDLPLDIIYEDSDLLVVNKAAGMVVHPGFNNYTGTLVNALAFHFEQLPQLPGNDGRPGLVHRIDKDTSGLLLISKNEKSITHLARQFFDHSITRKYIALVWGDIENDGTVTGYIGRSAKDRRVMDIYDDEEKGKWSVTHYKVLKRLGYVTLISCELETGRTHQIRAHMQHIGHPLFNDAMYGGDKILKGTTFNKYKQFVDNCFELLPRQALHAQSLGFIHPSTKEYMYFESPLPPDFKAGLTKWENYIATS; encoded by the coding sequence ATGGAAAATGTGGTCGAATTGCAGGAATCAGAAGAGCAGGAATTATATGAACATTTAAAAATAATTGTCGATAAGGGGCAGTCTTTGCTGCGCATTGATAAATTTTTGATGGTTCGCGTAGAAAATGCCTCCCGAAACCGTATTCAAAATGCAATTGATGCGGGGAATGTGCTGGTTAATCAAAAACAGATAAAAGCGAGTTATAAGGTTAAGCCTTATGATGAAATATCGATTGTTTTACCGCATCCACCACGCGACACCGAAGTTTATCCTGAAGATTTACCACTTGATATCATTTACGAGGATAGCGATCTTTTGGTCGTAAATAAAGCTGCCGGAATGGTTGTACACCCTGGTTTTAATAATTATACCGGAACTTTGGTTAATGCTTTGGCATTCCATTTTGAGCAACTCCCTCAGCTGCCGGGTAATGATGGCAGGCCAGGGTTGGTTCACCGCATTGATAAGGATACCTCGGGTTTATTGCTGATCAGTAAAAATGAAAAATCGATTACACATTTGGCCCGCCAGTTTTTCGATCACAGCATTACCCGTAAATATATTGCACTGGTTTGGGGCGATATCGAAAACGATGGAACCGTAACCGGTTACATTGGCAGAAGTGCGAAAGACCGCCGTGTGATGGATATTTACGATGATGAAGAAAAAGGGAAATGGTCTGTAACGCACTATAAGGTATTAAAACGTTTGGGTTATGTTACCTTGATCAGCTGTGAGCTTGAAACTGGTCGTACGCACCAGATCAGGGCGCACATGCAGCACATCGGGCATCCGCTTTTTAATGATGCCATGTATGGTGGTGATAAGATTTTAAAAGGAACTACGTTTAACAAGTACAAACAGTTTGTAGATAATTGTTTTGAATTGTTGCCCCGTCAGGCTTTACATGCACAGAGTTTGGGTTTTATTCACCCCAGCACTAAAGAGTATATGTATTTTGAATCGCCGTTGCCGCCCGATTTTAAAGCTGGCTTAACCAAGTGGGAAAATTATATCGCTACATCATAA
- a CDS encoding nucleoside triphosphate pyrophosphohydrolase, with product MPNNPIPASAGNPADAFTRLLTVLDTLRTQCPWDKKQTMETLRHLTIEETYELSDAILEGDLDEIKKELGDVMMHLVFYSRIASETNDFNITDVLNGVCDKLVNRHPHIYGDVEVQNEEDVKRNWEQIKLKEGNKSVLAGVPSSLPALVKASRIQEKARGVGFDWEDKNQVWEKVEEELQEFKTEFNVSDNKAIDIEKAESEFGDVLFSLINYARFININPENALEKTNKKFIKRFQYLETKAKENGKALADMTLAEMDIYWNEAKKI from the coding sequence ATGCCTAACAATCCAATTCCTGCAAGTGCCGGTAATCCGGCTGATGCCTTTACCCGCTTACTCACTGTTTTAGATACGTTGCGTACGCAATGCCCCTGGGATAAAAAACAGACCATGGAAACACTGCGCCATTTAACTATAGAAGAAACTTATGAGTTGAGTGATGCCATTTTAGAGGGTGATTTAGACGAAATAAAAAAGGAACTTGGCGATGTGATGATGCACTTGGTTTTCTATTCGAGAATTGCTTCAGAAACCAACGATTTTAATATTACCGATGTGTTAAACGGAGTTTGCGATAAACTGGTAAACCGGCATCCACATATTTATGGCGATGTTGAGGTGCAGAACGAAGAAGATGTAAAACGCAATTGGGAACAGATAAAACTTAAAGAAGGCAACAAATCGGTATTGGCTGGTGTTCCATCTTCACTACCTGCGCTGGTTAAAGCTTCCCGTATTCAGGAAAAAGCCCGTGGTGTAGGTTTCGATTGGGAAGATAAAAATCAGGTTTGGGAAAAAGTAGAAGAAGAACTGCAGGAATTTAAAACGGAATTTAATGTTAGCGATAATAAAGCCATTGATATCGAAAAGGCAGAATCAGAATTTGGCGATGTACTTTTCTCCCTCATCAATTATGCACGTTTCATTAACATCAATCCCGAAAATGCATTAGAAAAAACGAATAAAAAATTTATTAAACGTTTTCAATACCTCGAAACCAAAGCAAAAGAAAACGGAAAAGCCTTAGCCGACATGACCCTTGCGGAGATGGACATCTATTGGAACGAGGCAAAGAAAATATAG
- a CDS encoding 1-aminocyclopropane-1-carboxylate deaminase gives MFEEIYSPVQKITFAPFNNLFVKRDDLIDPYISGNKWRKLKYILARAKAAHKSHLVTFGGAYSNHLVATAAAASRSGLTATAFVRGEEVKNELLLLCRLFGMKLIFTDRESYRDKQKLFQQHFGNDQQAYFIDEGGASAEATTGCAEVISELTETYDHIFCAAGTGTTAAGLLNGIQQQGLSTKLHIIPVLKGGLFIKDEIAKYTPLSNHLELHLDYHFGGYAKTTPELISFIKTFTSKTGLLLDPVYTGKMFYAIQDLVKQGIIGKDEKVLAIHTGGLMGIFGMKDKF, from the coding sequence GTGTTCGAAGAAATATATAGTCCTGTACAAAAAATAACATTTGCACCTTTCAACAACCTGTTTGTTAAAAGGGATGATCTTATTGACCCTTATATTTCAGGCAATAAATGGCGGAAGCTAAAATATATTTTAGCCAGGGCCAAAGCAGCACACAAATCGCATCTGGTTACCTTCGGGGGCGCCTATTCTAATCACCTTGTAGCCACCGCAGCCGCAGCATCTAGATCAGGCTTAACCGCTACCGCTTTTGTACGTGGCGAAGAGGTAAAGAATGAGCTATTATTGCTGTGCCGTTTATTTGGAATGAAACTCATTTTCACCGACCGCGAAAGTTACCGGGATAAGCAAAAACTGTTTCAACAGCATTTTGGAAATGACCAGCAGGCTTATTTTATTGATGAAGGCGGGGCCTCGGCTGAAGCCACTACAGGCTGCGCAGAGGTAATCAGCGAATTGACAGAAACATACGACCACATTTTTTGTGCTGCCGGAACAGGAACCACTGCTGCAGGCTTATTGAACGGTATCCAGCAACAGGGTTTAAGCACAAAACTCCATATCATACCCGTACTAAAAGGGGGCTTGTTTATTAAAGATGAAATAGCTAAATATACTCCCCTATCCAATCATCTTGAGCTTCACCTCGATTATCATTTTGGCGGATATGCAAAAACCACTCCTGAATTGATCAGTTTTATCAAAACCTTTACTTCAAAAACCGGACTGCTTTTAGATCCGGTTTATACGGGGAAAATGTTTTATGCCATCCAGGACCTGGTAAAACAAGGCATTATTGGTAAAGATGAAAAAGTACTGGCCATTCATACGGGCGGGCTAATGGGGATATTTGGCATGAAGGATAAGTTTTAA
- a CDS encoding tRNA pseudouridine(38-40) synthase TruA: MRYFFHIAYQGQYYSGWQKQPGVKSVQEVIEQTLSKILKSPIAINGCGRTDAHVHASQFFFHADIEKDIDFDLLYILNKALPYNIAVFDIIKMEGKPHARFDAVQRKYDYFIHTYKDPFLSTQSSFYQLNNLDFDKMKAVVKLLPQYKDYRAFCTHPDKYEHTICNVMEADLFVNPKGDRLRFHIASNRFLGKMIRIIMGKMLMVGKGELSFDEFESELITLQPSKLSSPAHPTGLYLSKVTYPYLNLEPRTEFIHSTQGTDWISIEV; encoded by the coding sequence ATGAGGTATTTCTTTCACATTGCATATCAAGGCCAGTACTATAGTGGATGGCAAAAACAACCTGGGGTTAAAAGCGTTCAGGAAGTTATTGAGCAAACCCTATCGAAGATTTTAAAATCGCCTATTGCTATTAATGGCTGTGGACGGACAGATGCGCATGTACATGCCAGTCAGTTTTTTTTCCATGCCGATATTGAAAAAGATATTGATTTCGATCTGCTTTACATTTTGAATAAAGCCTTACCTTATAATATTGCGGTATTCGACATTATTAAGATGGAAGGTAAGCCTCATGCCCGCTTTGATGCTGTACAACGGAAATATGATTACTTTATCCATACCTATAAAGATCCTTTTTTAAGCACCCAGAGTTCCTTTTATCAATTGAACAATCTCGATTTTGATAAAATGAAAGCCGTTGTAAAATTATTACCCCAATATAAAGATTACAGGGCTTTTTGTACCCACCCTGATAAATACGAACATACCATCTGCAATGTAATGGAGGCCGATTTATTTGTAAATCCAAAGGGCGACAGGCTGAGGTTTCATATTGCCAGTAACCGCTTTTTGGGTAAAATGATTCGCATTATTATGGGTAAAATGCTAATGGTAGGCAAAGGAGAACTCAGCTTTGATGAATTTGAAAGCGAACTGATTACCTTACAGCCTTCAAAACTATCGTCACCTGCTCATCCCACAGGCCTATACCTTTCGAAAGTCACCTATCCTTATTTAAACCTCGAACCCAGGACTGAATTTATCCATAGTACACAAGGTACAGACTGGATTTCAATTGAAGTGTAG